In Paroedura picta isolate Pp20150507F chromosome 1, Ppicta_v3.0, whole genome shotgun sequence, the following are encoded in one genomic region:
- the LOC143827087 gene encoding taste receptor type 2 member 40-like, with the protein MATDACSVPVDELTAFKLTMLVIFGMESIVGAWVNAFIVTICCISRLKNKSLSAGDQILMVLAANRFCFLITGMLRILCKTLSPTIYYKDFVYQGLKATLWFFISSNFWLAGCLCLFYCLKIANFSHRLFISLKLKISQAVPALLLSSELLSFVNIIPFYNPIYTSECNMQNATTSGNATANQISMKTDSDQLLYVCGLSFSVGLVIFVTSAVLLLVSLWRHTQRLRDVLSSGGSASMAAHVRAVKVIMHFVITYLVNFVALMILLTNAFPGNNNLISMITVVVNACPSVHSIVLILNNPKFKKAFLQHAGCKR; encoded by the coding sequence ATGGCTACCGATGCTTGTAGCGTTCCTGTGGATGAGCTCACTGCATTCAAGTTGACCATGCTAGTGATCTTTGGGATGGAGTCCATTGTCGGGGCTTGGGTAAATGCTTTCATTGTGACCATCTGCTGTATCAGTAGACTTAAAAACAAATCTCTCAGCGCTGGGGACCAAATCTTGATGGTCCTGGCTGCCAACAGGTTTTGTTTCTTGATCACAGGAATGTTACGGATTCTATGTAAAACATTAAGCCCTACGATCTACTACAAGGACTTTGTCTACCAAGGACTGAAAGCCACCCTCTGGTTCTTTATTTCCTCCAACTTCTGGCTTGCAGGTTGCCTGTGCCTCTTCTACTGTCTGAAGATTGCGAATTTCAGCCATCGTTTATTCATCTCTCTGAAGCTCAAGATATCCCAGGCCGTTCCGGCCCTGCTCTTAAGTTCTGAGCTTTTATCGTTCGTCAACATCATCCCTTTCTACAATCCGATCTACACCTCCGAATGCAACATGCAAAACGCCACAACATCGGGAAACGCCACCGCAAATCAGATCTCCATGAAAACTGATTCGGACCAGCTATTATACGTGTGCGGCTTGAGTTTTTCGGTGGGTTTAGTCATTTTCGTCACATCCGCCGTTCTCTTGCTCGTTTCCCTGTGGCGTCACACGCAGCGACTGAGAGACGTTTTGTCCAGCGGCGGAAGCGCAAGCATGGCCGCTCACGTCCGAGCAGTGAAAGTGATAATGCACTTCGTGATTACGTACCTTGTCAACTTTGTGGCGTTGATGATCTTACTGACCAATGCATTTCCCGGCAACAACAACCTAATCTCCATGATTACAGTTGTTGTTAATGCTTGCCCTTCGGTGCATTCCATCGTCCTGATTCTGAACAATCCCAAATTTAAAAAAGCATTCCTGCAGCACGCAGGGTGCAAGCGGTGA